The following are from one region of the Falco cherrug isolate bFalChe1 chromosome 19, bFalChe1.pri, whole genome shotgun sequence genome:
- the LOC102046698 gene encoding putative methyltransferase-like protein 7A: MLLGIFLQRCMQLLLLPLHALACLGLWDSFYKKVFPYVMAKVTLIYNRKVYRQKQELFSNLRKFAGPSGQLTLLEIGTGTGTNFSFYPAGCRLTCTDPNPHFQKFLLKSLSENRHLQLERSVVASGEDLHQIPDGAMDVVVCTLVLCSVTNIQKVLLEVLRVLRLGGAFYFLEHVAADHSSWTYFWQKVCDPVWKYFGDGCSLSRETQKELEKTNFSELNLRRIRVKPYWIPTSPHIIGYAVK, from the exons ATGCTGCTCGGCATCTTCCTCCAGCGATGCATgcagctcctcctcctgcccctccacGCACTCGCCTGCCTGGGCTTATGGGACTCCTTCTATAAGAAAGTCTTCCCATATGTCATGGCGAAGGTGACGCTCATCTACAACCGTAAGGTCTACAGGCAAAAACAAGAGCTGTTCAGCAACCTAAGAAAATTTGCAGGCCCTTCGGGGCAGCTCACGCTGCTGGAAATCGGCACAGGCACCGGCACCAATTTCTCATTCTACCCAGCGGGCTGCCGGCTGACCTGCACCGACCCCAATCCGCATTTCCAAAAGTTCCTTCTCAAGAGCCTCTCGGAGAACCGGCACCTTCAGCTTGAACGTTCAGTGGTTGCTTCTGGCGAGGATCTGCATCAAATACCGGACGGCGCCATGGACGTGGTGGTGTGCACCTTAGTGCTGTGCTCTGTGACCAACATCCAGAAAGTCCTGCTGGAGGTTTTGCGGGTGCTTAGGCTG GGTGGAGCTTTCTACTTCTTGGAGCACGTGGCTGCAGATCATTCCAGTTGGACCTACTTTTGGCAAAAGGTCTGTGACCCGGTCTGGAAGTATTTTGGAGATGGGTGTTCCCTGAGCAGAGAGAcacagaaggagctggagaaaaCTAATTTCTCAGAACTGAATTTGAGGCGCATTCGTGTCAAACCTTACTGGATTCCTACTAGTCCTCATATCATTGGGTATGCAGTGAAATAA